The following nucleotide sequence is from Puniceicoccaceae bacterium.
GCACCCTCAAGATCCTGGTATGTCACTTCAATCGCCAGAGGGCGCCTCACCTCACCGCGAATGCCCGGAAACGAAAGACAGCCCTCTTCGAGCACATCCGTGTCTTCCGACACCTTGAGAATGCGTGGGTTCACCAGTGCCATGGGCATGATCAAGTCAATGGGTGGTGTTTTCCCGTCGAGTTCATAAGCAAAATCGACTTCCGCACCCTCGGGAGCGACATCCACCACACACAGCATGATGGGCTGATCAATTTGCTGGGCCGCAAGACCGATGCCGTCTGCCTCGTACATCGTATCGACCATCGCATCTGCCAGATTCAACAGTGCCTCGTCAAAAACGGTGATTTCAGTTCCCTTGCGTGTCAGCACGCTCTCTCCATAATGGGTGATTCTCAACATGGTATTTGATACAAGTCAGTTCAGGTCCTTTACCCGGATTTGCGAACGGCGGTTTTTTCCGCCTCCATTTCCTCTTCAAGAAGCAGGCGTTCCGATGCGATCTGCTTGAGCAATGCTTCCTCTTCCTGGCGGTTGCCCTGCTGTCGAACTTCTGCCAACTGTTTTTTGAGAAATACATCCCGCTCTGCAATCCTTGCCTTGAAACGGCGGTCAATTTCCGCAAGGCGGTCCTTCTGCTCCTGCGTTAGCGAAACCCGCTCTCCGGATTCGGTAGCCTGCAGTCGCTCCATGGCTAGTTCGTAAGCACTCTTCATAACAAATGATATGATGAAAACCGGTAATGCTTCCACGCGCCAGTGTCAATTCAGCCGCGCGGAAGCAGCAAGGATAGCAAGAGGCTTCCCAGGCTGATCAGTGGAGGCAGGAAAAGTTTGGCATGATGTTGTCGTCGAAACAGATTCCACCCGCATCCGACTCCCAGAACCGCAAGGGTAGCAACTGCCGCCAGGGCACCGGGCATCTCCATCACCAGCGTCAA
It contains:
- a CDS encoding peptide deformylase produces the protein MLRITHYGESVLTRKGTEITVFDEALLNLADAMVDTMYEADGIGLAAQQIDQPIMLCVVDVAPEGAEVDFAYELDGKTPPIDLIMPMALVNPRILKVSEDTDVLEEGCLSFPGIRGEVRRPLAIEVTYQDLEGASHNLKCDGILARCIQHEVDHLNGILFTDRMDSKTRKSLKTELRELKEATLASIPSVRDQ